A portion of the Chlamydia caviae GPIC genome contains these proteins:
- the rpmG gene encoding 50S ribosomal protein L33 yields the protein MASKNREIIKLKSSESSDMYWTVKNKRKTTGRLELKKYDRKLRRHVIFKEAK from the coding sequence ATGGCTAGTAAGAATCGCGAAATCATTAAATTAAAAAGTTCTGAAAGTTCCGATATGTACTGGACTGTTAAAAACAAAAGAAAAACAACAGGTCGACTAGAACTCAAAAAATATGATAGAAAACTGCGTAGGCACGTAATTTTCAAAGAAGCTAAGTAA
- the surE gene encoding 5'/3'-nucleotidase SurE, with protein MKKYFFRARHLFCALLMCLPLTTAFSKEKAASVSELSEQCEKRLKILLTNDDGIFAPGMTLLVSNLLKADFADLYIVAPKTEQSAKSMAMTFHEPVILQPYDYPLPVAGAWSVSGTPVDCVRIALAYLFKDELPDLVLSGINRGSNAGRHVFYSGTLGAAIESTLCGVPAVALSQEGNFSFFQEKNFDIPEMLKSLSLYALSLPFAPHPVALNVNFPASNERWKGMRFVTTGPEYSCGVPHFLFCDGDSKIFKLSGGPKIVEEIPSEEWQTLRASYIAVSPVMATTSPLATFSLEEFEQLQVGFYDFANSLGMEN; from the coding sequence ATGAAAAAGTATTTTTTTAGAGCTCGGCATCTTTTTTGCGCATTGTTAATGTGTCTTCCTTTAACAACCGCTTTCTCTAAAGAAAAAGCAGCTAGTGTTTCAGAGCTGTCTGAGCAGTGCGAAAAAAGACTAAAGATTTTATTAACCAATGATGACGGTATTTTCGCTCCAGGAATGACGCTATTAGTATCTAATTTATTAAAAGCTGATTTTGCTGATCTGTATATAGTCGCCCCTAAAACAGAACAATCTGCGAAAAGCATGGCAATGACTTTTCATGAACCCGTGATTTTACAACCATACGATTATCCTCTGCCTGTTGCAGGCGCCTGGTCTGTTTCTGGAACTCCTGTAGATTGTGTGAGAATCGCTTTAGCGTATCTGTTTAAAGATGAATTGCCTGACCTCGTATTGTCCGGAATTAATCGCGGATCTAATGCAGGACGGCATGTTTTTTATTCCGGGACCCTTGGAGCTGCTATAGAATCTACTCTATGTGGAGTTCCTGCGGTAGCACTTTCTCAAGAGGGGAACTTTAGTTTTTTCCAGGAGAAGAATTTTGATATCCCAGAAATGCTAAAATCCCTATCTCTATATGCTCTATCCTTACCTTTCGCGCCACATCCTGTGGCTCTAAATGTCAATTTTCCAGCAAGCAACGAGCGTTGGAAAGGTATGCGATTTGTCACTACTGGACCAGAATATTCCTGCGGAGTTCCCCACTTTCTATTTTGTGATGGGGATTCTAAAATCTTTAAACTCAGTGGTGGTCCTAAGATAGTAGAGGAGATTCCTTCTGAGGAATGGCAAACTCTGAGAGCTAGCTATATTGCTGTATCTCCTGTAATGGCAACAACTTCTCCTTTAGCAACTTTTTCTTTGGAAGAATTCGAGCAGTTGCAAGTAGGGTTTTATGATTTTGCAAATAGTTTAGGTATGGAAAATTAA
- a CDS encoding DUF308 domain-containing protein: MISPISRSSSQEEAIEKVSALKRVCQDAHISRKVVSITLIAVGIILVISGILLLTLTIASLPSAFSIALGATVLALGAGLIAFGIAMRILKKPAPSHQEEDVLASEIIRISSLVEQKTGEATRLQEELGESQRQILAISKELETEKRGAADLQLRLQEAEQGLTQAREENRALQARPQESEAAIQRKEERIQELQAALTSEKEKAQQLDDKVKDLVSDAQKTSVQIATLSDDLARAVANQEGLISRLTDDFEKEVGRLNGQLAAKTKELDAAELVIQHIQKKISEGEQATPAIPMRRSSSTLSLNAGIDGLSSPRSRLSAWWENRKSSRSSRSDSSSGAIPTSESSSSREQSADERSSQNDTAEEAEEAKEDV; this comes from the coding sequence ATGATTTCTCCTATATCACGTTCCTCCTCTCAAGAAGAGGCTATAGAAAAGGTTTCAGCATTAAAACGGGTATGTCAGGATGCTCATATTAGCCGCAAGGTTGTTAGCATTACCCTTATTGCTGTAGGTATTATTTTAGTTATATCCGGGATTTTGCTTCTAACTCTTACGATTGCTAGTTTGCCTTCAGCATTCTCTATTGCTTTAGGGGCTACCGTTCTTGCCTTAGGTGCAGGACTGATCGCCTTTGGGATAGCTATGCGCATTCTTAAAAAGCCGGCTCCTTCTCATCAAGAAGAAGACGTATTGGCTAGTGAAATCATAAGAATTAGCAGTTTGGTCGAACAGAAAACAGGTGAGGCTACCCGCCTACAAGAAGAGCTTGGTGAATCTCAAAGACAGATTTTAGCAATTTCCAAAGAACTTGAAACAGAGAAACGCGGTGCTGCAGATCTACAATTACGTTTACAGGAAGCTGAACAAGGATTAACGCAAGCTAGAGAAGAAAATCGTGCACTTCAGGCACGTCCTCAAGAGTCTGAAGCAGCCATTCAGAGAAAAGAAGAACGTATTCAAGAGCTTCAGGCTGCATTGACTTCGGAAAAAGAAAAGGCTCAGCAACTTGATGATAAAGTTAAAGATCTAGTTTCAGACGCTCAAAAAACATCTGTTCAGATAGCCACCCTTAGCGATGATCTTGCTAGAGCTGTTGCTAACCAAGAAGGTTTAATCAGTAGATTAACTGATGATTTTGAGAAGGAAGTTGGTAGATTAAATGGTCAATTAGCTGCAAAAACAAAAGAATTAGATGCAGCTGAATTAGTAATTCAGCACATACAGAAAAAAATAAGTGAAGGCGAGCAGGCAACGCCTGCTATACCAATGAGAAGAAGTAGCTCGACGCTTTCATTAAATGCTGGTATTGATGGCCTTTCAAGTCCACGCTCTCGTTTAAGCGCTTGGTGGGAAAATAGGAAAAGCTCAAGAAGCTCAAGAAGTGACTCATCATCAGGAGCAATCCCTACTTCTGAAAGTTCATCTTCACGTGAGCAATCTGCTGATGAAAGAAGCTCACAAAATGATACTGCAGAAGAAGCTGAAGAGGCTAAGGAAGACGTATAA
- a CDS encoding YecA family protein: protein MSKKINRNDPCPCGSNKKYKQCCLAKESQSARYTSEGKFKFSAQVLPSGQEGSSCTQLFQRLSESLTSEQKQAVNKYHEITKNKTTPGKKTIKKAQAEEERLVSEQLKKHNFQVMETNLSADALAGQMNQDTSFVSEDFIPTQEDYRIAENTDSDLEENNQ, encoded by the coding sequence ATGTCAAAAAAAATTAATAGAAATGATCCATGCCCATGCGGCTCTAATAAGAAATATAAGCAATGCTGTCTTGCTAAAGAAAGTCAATCCGCACGTTATACTTCTGAAGGCAAGTTTAAGTTTTCTGCACAAGTGCTTCCTTCGGGACAAGAAGGCAGTAGCTGCACACAATTATTTCAGCGTCTTTCTGAAAGCTTAACATCTGAGCAAAAGCAAGCGGTTAATAAGTACCACGAAATTACTAAGAACAAAACGACGCCTGGGAAGAAAACTATAAAAAAAGCGCAGGCTGAAGAAGAGCGTTTAGTTTCTGAGCAACTTAAGAAGCATAATTTTCAAGTTATGGAAACAAATCTCTCTGCAGATGCTCTAGCTGGACAGATGAATCAAGACACGTCTTTTGTTTCTGAAGACTTCATTCCTACACAAGAAGACTATCGTATAGCAGAAAATACCGATTCTGACTTGGAAGAAAATAACCAATAG
- a CDS encoding CPSIT_0556 family inclusion membrane protein codes for MSIPVDIQVRNSENQVRTISVLANNRNFIKNERQTFLAVIGAFVLGIILLLVGVSVLILPLGLTSALSISLGVAGLVIGSVVIAHCLKVVYSQNAVWRRNYLDIKTAIRGRGLIIPNEKNTETILSVLFPSSLDVLTYGRVHCMGKTRTVIAMTEIVLGIGCIVGALISELLITTWFRPGISLGLGIAGAALFVGGLQDIRAFSLSAQGVAHLYLMQHEQDLRRTERILFEKSLESAVSRSNLLERNLQEANTKNFDLTTELIAHSAQITHYKNQISSLKLNQPIIPPPPTISSWLGTISSSISSTSQFLGSFLPSGRQTVSSAMGGAAGTPPLLAITAPPVIENTEQDEETIESLSISNDNNESDEEFEDANENINPT; via the coding sequence ATGTCTATTCCCGTTGATATTCAAGTCAGAAATTCAGAGAATCAAGTAAGAACGATTTCTGTTTTGGCGAATAACCGAAACTTTATTAAAAACGAAAGACAGACTTTCCTAGCTGTTATTGGAGCTTTTGTTCTAGGTATTATCCTACTTCTTGTTGGAGTGAGCGTATTAATCCTTCCTTTAGGACTCACCTCAGCCTTAAGTATTTCCTTGGGGGTAGCAGGACTCGTTATAGGTTCTGTGGTCATTGCCCATTGTCTTAAGGTTGTCTATTCTCAAAATGCTGTTTGGAGAAGAAATTATCTAGATATAAAAACTGCTATTAGAGGCCGAGGGCTAATTATTCCAAACGAAAAAAATACAGAGACTATTCTTTCCGTACTTTTCCCCTCTTCATTAGATGTTTTGACCTATGGTCGGGTGCATTGTATGGGGAAAACAAGAACAGTAATCGCAATGACTGAAATTGTTCTCGGTATAGGTTGTATCGTTGGCGCTCTTATTTCTGAGCTTCTGATCACTACTTGGTTCCGTCCTGGAATCAGTTTAGGGTTAGGCATCGCAGGAGCAGCCCTATTTGTTGGCGGTCTTCAAGATATCCGTGCCTTCAGTTTAAGCGCTCAAGGAGTTGCCCATTTATATTTGATGCAACACGAACAAGATTTAAGAAGAACTGAAAGGATCTTGTTTGAAAAAAGTTTAGAGAGCGCGGTATCACGCTCAAATCTATTGGAGAGGAATCTTCAGGAAGCTAATACTAAAAACTTTGACCTAACAACAGAGCTCATTGCACATAGTGCTCAAATAACGCATTACAAAAATCAAATTTCGAGTTTAAAACTAAATCAGCCTATTATCCCCCCACCTCCTACAATCTCCTCCTGGCTAGGCACAATTTCCTCATCTATTTCGTCTACATCGCAATTTTTAGGTTCCTTCTTACCTAGTGGGCGACAAACTGTTTCTTCCGCTATGGGAGGGGCAGCAGGCACACCTCCCCTACTTGCTATTACCGCGCCACCTGTCATTGAGAATACAGAACAGGACGAGGAAACTATAGAAAGCTTATCTATTAGCAACGATAATAACGAATCTGATGAAGAGTTTGAAGACGCTAATGAAAATATCAATCCTACATAG
- the surE gene encoding 5'/3'-nucleotidase SurE, with protein sequence MSKRLKILLTNDDGISAKGMSLLVSNLLKADFADLYVVAPSTEQSGKSMSFSYTQPVSIESVDYPQEVAGAWAVSGSPVDCVKLALGDLFYDSFPDLVLSGINHGSNAGRNIFYSGTAGAAMEAILSGVPSIAFSQEQHISFFQTDSAPELLRKLSFYALSNPFPVVTGFNVNFPASERNEPWKGMRLVATGKEFACGLPKLLSSDGKRKSFSLSDCQVVMDEDISEECRCLLDNYITVVPLLVRNSPLALTSESEFQQLQETFQEFMCSEADTRLFDV encoded by the coding sequence ATGAGCAAAAGATTAAAGATTCTATTAACTAATGACGATGGTATTTCAGCAAAAGGGATGAGTCTTTTAGTCTCTAACTTGCTAAAGGCTGATTTTGCTGATCTGTATGTAGTGGCTCCCAGCACAGAACAGTCAGGGAAAAGCATGTCCTTTTCCTATACCCAACCTGTATCTATCGAAAGCGTTGATTATCCACAGGAGGTTGCAGGTGCTTGGGCAGTCTCCGGGAGCCCTGTAGATTGTGTTAAACTTGCCCTAGGGGATTTGTTTTATGATTCCTTCCCTGATCTTGTATTGTCAGGAATCAATCATGGATCTAATGCGGGAAGAAATATCTTTTACTCTGGAACCGCCGGTGCCGCTATGGAAGCCATTTTATCTGGCGTCCCTTCTATAGCTTTTTCTCAGGAGCAACACATTTCTTTCTTTCAAACAGATTCTGCTCCTGAGCTGCTTAGAAAGCTATCCTTCTATGCTTTATCAAATCCTTTCCCTGTTGTCACGGGTTTTAACGTGAATTTCCCTGCTAGCGAACGCAATGAACCATGGAAAGGTATGCGGCTTGTTGCTACAGGAAAAGAGTTTGCTTGTGGTTTGCCTAAACTTTTAAGTAGTGATGGGAAACGCAAAAGTTTTTCCTTAAGTGATTGTCAGGTCGTCATGGATGAAGATATTTCTGAGGAATGCCGTTGTCTTTTAGACAACTATATTACCGTTGTTCCTTTGTTAGTAAGAAACTCCCCATTAGCTTTAACTAGCGAATCAGAATTTCAACAACTACAAGAAACTTTCCAAGAATTTATGTGCTCTGAAGCTGATACCAGGTTGTTTGACGTTTAA
- a CDS encoding tRNA 2-thiocytidine biosynthesis TtcA family protein — translation MSILHLQPPWIKAGKRIESLVRKALYTYSMLENHTKIVVALSGGKDSLSLLLMLKAISGRGFPELDLYAVNIGGKYSCGAEVSQQYLANICDKIQVPFTSIASPYDPEVPECYSCSQVRRRLLFQAAKELGATAVAFGHHRDDVVQTALMNLLHKAEFAGMLPVLDMVHFDITILRPLILTPESWIRKFAKESGFARVTCRCPVVSLRTKTESALKLLEDVFPQARHNIALAIEQHGLSKAQKIKTN, via the coding sequence ATGTCTATTCTACACTTACAACCCCCTTGGATTAAAGCTGGCAAACGCATAGAAAGTTTGGTCCGCAAGGCTTTGTACACCTATTCTATGTTAGAAAATCACACTAAGATCGTTGTGGCTCTTAGCGGTGGTAAAGACAGCCTTTCTTTACTTTTAATGCTTAAGGCGATTTCAGGAAGGGGGTTCCCCGAGCTCGATCTTTATGCTGTCAATATCGGCGGGAAATATTCCTGTGGTGCAGAAGTTAGCCAACAATACCTAGCTAATATCTGTGATAAAATTCAGGTCCCTTTTACGTCGATAGCCTCTCCTTATGATCCTGAAGTTCCAGAATGCTATTCATGCTCGCAAGTTAGAAGACGCCTACTTTTCCAAGCGGCAAAAGAGCTTGGTGCTACTGCGGTAGCTTTTGGACACCATCGAGACGATGTAGTGCAGACGGCTTTAATGAACCTTTTACATAAAGCAGAGTTTGCAGGTATGCTGCCTGTTTTAGATATGGTACATTTTGATATTACAATCTTACGCCCCTTGATTCTTACTCCTGAATCATGGATACGTAAGTTTGCTAAAGAAAGTGGGTTCGCTCGTGTTACCTGCCGCTGCCCCGTTGTCTCCTTAAGAACAAAAACGGAATCCGCTTTAAAGTTGCTGGAAGATGTTTTCCCTCAAGCGCGACATAATATTGCTTTAGCAATTGAGCAACACGGTTTATCAAAAGCCCAAAAAATTAAAACCAATTAA
- a CDS encoding YitT family protein, which yields MPHGTRLTKFSFPLYFSKTLSWFILGGFLAACGVQMVLVPNELIDGGIVGLSLIASHFFGHKYLPFCLILFNLPFVILAFKQIGKYFVIQMMTAVIVFSCALWLIDSLPVWFGFHPIVFKGSELETVVFGGAIIGVGCGLIIRHGGSTDGTEILGIIINKKRGYTVGQVILFANFFIFALAGIVYQNWHTAFVSFLTYGIATKVMDMVILGLEDTKSVTIITSSPRKLGHILMENLGVGLTYIHAEGGYSGEQRHILYIVVERLQLSQLKEIVHREDPYAFIAIENLHEVINGKRAN from the coding sequence ATGCCCCATGGAACTCGTTTAACGAAGTTTAGCTTTCCTCTGTACTTTTCCAAGACCTTAAGTTGGTTTATTCTTGGAGGGTTTCTTGCTGCTTGCGGCGTTCAAATGGTTTTAGTACCTAATGAGCTTATTGACGGCGGCATCGTAGGACTATCTCTTATTGCCTCCCATTTCTTTGGTCATAAGTACCTTCCTTTTTGTTTGATATTATTTAACCTACCTTTCGTTATCTTGGCTTTCAAACAGATTGGCAAGTATTTCGTTATTCAGATGATGACTGCCGTTATTGTCTTTTCTTGCGCCTTATGGCTCATTGATTCTCTACCTGTATGGTTTGGATTCCACCCTATCGTTTTTAAGGGATCCGAACTGGAAACCGTGGTTTTCGGCGGTGCCATTATCGGGGTGGGGTGCGGTTTGATTATCCGTCATGGAGGATCTACGGATGGTACGGAGATTTTAGGAATCATTATCAATAAAAAAAGAGGATATACTGTTGGTCAAGTTATCCTTTTTGCCAACTTTTTCATTTTTGCATTAGCAGGGATCGTTTATCAAAATTGGCACACAGCGTTTGTCTCGTTCTTAACCTATGGTATTGCTACAAAGGTTATGGATATGGTGATTTTGGGCCTTGAAGATACAAAATCCGTCACGATCATCACCTCTTCTCCAAGAAAACTCGGCCATATCCTTATGGAGAATTTGGGAGTTGGTCTTACGTATATCCATGCTGAAGGTGGCTATTCTGGAGAACAAAGGCATATTCTTTATATTGTTGTCGAGCGTTTGCAGCTTTCACAACTTAAAGAAATCGTCCACAGAGAAGATCCTTACGCATTTATTGCGATTGAAAATCTTCATGAAGTAATCAACGGTAAACGCGCCAACTAG
- a CDS encoding flavin prenyltransferase UbiX has translation MKRYIVGISGASGIVLAVKLIEELSKMQHDVEVILSPAAMKTLYYELDTYSLLSLIPEENHPYIHQHNIKSIESKLASGSYRVDGTVIVPCSMATLAALSVGLGDNLLRRVADVALKERRKLILVPRESPLHAIHLENLLKLSQNGAIILPPMPMWYFKPQTVEDITKDIVGKILSLLDVESDLEKVWVNPA, from the coding sequence ATGAAACGTTATATTGTAGGCATCTCCGGAGCTTCTGGAATAGTCTTAGCTGTAAAGCTCATAGAAGAACTATCTAAAATGCAACATGATGTTGAAGTCATTCTTTCTCCAGCAGCAATGAAAACCCTCTATTATGAGCTTGACACCTATTCTTTGCTGTCTTTAATTCCTGAAGAGAACCATCCCTATATTCATCAACACAACATCAAATCTATAGAGAGTAAATTAGCCTCAGGATCCTATCGCGTAGATGGTACTGTCATTGTTCCTTGTAGCATGGCAACATTAGCAGCTCTTTCGGTGGGATTGGGGGACAACCTATTAAGAAGAGTCGCTGATGTTGCTCTAAAAGAACGTAGGAAATTGATTTTAGTTCCTAGAGAAAGCCCCTTACATGCGATTCATTTGGAGAACTTACTCAAACTATCTCAAAATGGAGCTATTATTCTTCCTCCTATGCCCATGTGGTACTTCAAACCACAAACAGTCGAGGATATTACTAAGGATATTGTTGGTAAAATTCTATCTTTACTAGACGTAGAAAGTGACTTAGAAAAAGTTTGGGTAAACCCAGCCTAG
- a CDS encoding 4-hydroxybenzoate octaprenyltransferase: MRIKYFNQLLSMKYALFSAIFLSATTVFACTFPEISPDFSKKGWVTLLIGGFAFFCARTVGILVNQIIDHAIDKKNPRTSFRVLPSKKLSFNFVSFVAALASLFFVILCMFLNKECTWLALVSTILMVVYAYAKRVTYLCHWILGLIYYLAILMNFYALSSGPLSLKMFTIVSLWGITAAMIIAANDIIYAIQDLDFDREEKLYSIPACFGKEKAIRIASGCLIISLISYIVMSLLASFTKLGCVLSFFPALVICKTMKNYHGMHKNKANFERCFFRGNIYLALSFFVVMVSLLLS; this comes from the coding sequence ATGCGAATAAAGTATTTCAACCAATTGTTAAGCATGAAATATGCTCTATTTTCGGCCATATTTCTATCTGCGACCACAGTATTTGCTTGTACATTCCCTGAAATTTCCCCAGACTTTTCTAAGAAAGGGTGGGTGACATTACTGATAGGAGGGTTTGCTTTTTTCTGTGCGAGAACAGTGGGAATTTTGGTAAATCAGATCATTGATCACGCTATAGATAAGAAAAACCCAAGAACCTCTTTTAGGGTATTACCTTCAAAAAAGCTCTCATTCAACTTCGTTTCATTTGTTGCAGCCCTAGCTTCGCTCTTCTTTGTCATTCTATGTATGTTTTTAAATAAGGAATGTACCTGGCTAGCTTTAGTCTCTACTATTCTTATGGTTGTTTATGCTTATGCAAAACGCGTGACTTACTTATGTCATTGGATACTGGGGTTAATTTATTATCTGGCAATTCTTATGAATTTTTATGCCTTATCCTCAGGCCCTCTTTCTTTGAAGATGTTTACCATAGTTTCTTTATGGGGGATAACAGCAGCAATGATCATCGCTGCGAACGATATTATCTACGCTATTCAGGATTTAGATTTCGATAGAGAAGAAAAGCTCTACAGCATTCCTGCATGTTTTGGAAAAGAAAAGGCTATCCGCATTGCTTCGGGATGCTTAATCATTAGTTTAATATCTTATATAGTGATGTCTTTGCTTGCATCTTTCACTAAATTAGGTTGTGTATTATCTTTTTTCCCAGCCTTAGTCATTTGCAAGACTATGAAAAACTATCATGGGATGCATAAGAACAAAGCTAATTTTGAAAGATGTTTCTTTAGGGGAAATATTTACCTTGCTTTATCCTTTTTCGTCGTCATGGTAAGTTTATTACTTTCATAA
- the rimO gene encoding 30S ribosomal protein S12 methylthiotransferase RimO produces the protein MSTKEQVFFKQATSKNKIHFISLGCSRNLVDSEVMLGILLKAGYEATETLEEADYLILNTCAFLKAARDESKDYLQRIIKAKKESAKIILTGCMVSKHKEELKPWLPYIHYVLGSGDVEHILSAIESKEAGEKLTSKSYLEMGEIPRKLSTPKHYAYLKIAEGCRKRCAFCIIPTIKGGLRSKSLDQIIKEFRLLLKMGVKEIILIAQDLGDYGKDLSADRKSCLDSVLKEMLKEPGDYWIRMLYLYPDEVDDTIIDLMESDPRLLPYVDIPLQHINNRVLKSMLRTTSKEQILDLLTKLRTRIPHIYIRSSFIVGFPGETDEEFQDLVDFVSEGWIDNLGIFSYSQEEGSVAANMADQISQSVKSKRLKILSQTQKKNVEKHNKQLVGQIVEAVIDGYHPDSELLLTARFYGQAPEVDPCIIVNEARLVSGFGERYLIEITGYVGYDLVGRVIKKVPGE, from the coding sequence ATGTCAACTAAAGAACAGGTTTTTTTTAAACAGGCAACTTCAAAAAATAAAATTCATTTTATTAGTTTGGGTTGCTCTCGAAACCTTGTGGATAGTGAGGTCATGCTAGGTATCTTATTGAAAGCTGGTTATGAAGCTACGGAAACCCTTGAAGAAGCTGACTATTTGATTTTAAATACCTGTGCTTTTTTAAAAGCAGCTCGAGATGAATCCAAGGATTATCTCCAGCGTATAATTAAGGCAAAAAAGGAAAGTGCCAAGATTATATTAACCGGTTGTATGGTGTCTAAGCATAAAGAGGAGTTAAAACCTTGGCTCCCCTACATACATTATGTTTTAGGTTCTGGGGATGTCGAGCATATTTTATCTGCAATTGAATCTAAGGAAGCAGGAGAAAAGCTAACTTCTAAAAGTTATTTAGAAATGGGAGAGATCCCAAGAAAGCTATCAACTCCTAAGCACTATGCCTATTTAAAAATAGCTGAGGGATGTCGTAAACGCTGTGCTTTTTGTATTATTCCAACGATTAAGGGTGGTTTAAGAAGTAAATCTCTAGATCAAATTATTAAAGAATTCCGCCTATTATTGAAAATGGGAGTGAAGGAGATTATTTTAATTGCTCAGGATTTAGGTGATTACGGTAAAGATCTCTCTGCAGACCGGAAATCTTGTTTAGATAGTGTATTAAAAGAGATGCTCAAAGAGCCCGGGGATTATTGGATTCGTATGCTTTATCTATACCCCGATGAAGTTGATGATACGATTATTGATCTTATGGAAAGTGATCCGCGTCTACTCCCCTATGTGGATATTCCTCTACAGCATATTAATAATCGTGTCTTAAAAAGCATGTTAAGAACAACGTCTAAAGAGCAAATTTTAGATTTGTTAACTAAGCTCCGTACACGGATTCCCCATATTTATATCCGTTCTTCTTTCATTGTTGGTTTCCCTGGAGAGACCGATGAAGAGTTTCAGGATCTTGTAGATTTCGTTAGCGAGGGGTGGATTGACAACTTGGGAATCTTTTCCTATTCCCAAGAAGAAGGTTCTGTCGCAGCAAACATGGCGGATCAAATATCGCAGAGTGTCAAATCGAAAAGACTGAAGATTCTCTCTCAAACACAAAAGAAAAATGTTGAGAAGCATAATAAGCAACTTGTTGGACAGATTGTTGAAGCTGTTATTGATGGCTACCACCCCGATAGTGAACTTTTACTAACCGCTCGTTTTTATGGACAAGCTCCAGAAGTGGACCCCTGTATTATTGTTAATGAAGCGCGTTTGGTTTCAGGATTTGGAGAGCGTTATTTAATCGAAATTACCGGTTACGTAGGTTATGATCTCGTAGGTCGCGTAATAAAAAAAGTGCCCGGAGAATAA